In Musa acuminata AAA Group cultivar baxijiao chromosome BXJ2-3, Cavendish_Baxijiao_AAA, whole genome shotgun sequence, the following proteins share a genomic window:
- the LOC135606722 gene encoding probable LRR receptor-like serine/threonine-protein kinase At2g24230, whose protein sequence is MGIGFFSLYLSVSLLLRCSASQQPNTDAAFVSDFFRRMGVAPSSTSGNASEVCSWRGVSCDGPTERVISLVAPGFGFSGPIPETTIGKLGVLRALDLSGNDITALPSDFAELSGSLGHLNLSSNNIAGAIPGIIGNFKLMESLDLSRNSFSGEIPREVGSLSSLRVLDLSRNSLEMSIPDTVLGCVSLVSLDLSHNRLNGSVPDGFGAAFKNLSALDLAQNEISGKMPDLSGLDSISYLNLSRNRFRDLVLGGFREPLQVVDLSKNQFHGLISQVNRSTTSNWTSLVYLDMSMNQLGGEFFPGLGDLRSLKHLNLAFNEFSSQELLHIQLPSALEYLNLSGTDLAGRIPPDISQLLDLKVLDLSQNHITGNIPELITRNLQVIDLSVNNLTGEIPQSLQQKLSGMERFNLSYNNLTYCGEKFSPETLRSSFIGSQSDCPIAVNPDGIGSKGSRHENFKLGLAIAFSVFFLLAGLICLALACRKRSRPWAVKQPSFEEELNASGPFYFQADFSTWVADVKLPTSVPVVIFEKPLLSFTFADLLNATSNFDRGTLLAEGRLGPVYRGFLPGGIHVAVKVLVHGLTVTDQEAAKELERLGQIKHPNLVPLTGYCLAGDQRIAIYDYMENGNLQNLLHDLPLGVQSTEDWTSDTWEQENPGTQSITTEGMTTWRFRQKIALGAARALAFLHHGCFPQMVHRDVKASSIYLDSAMEPRLADFGLSNLVGTSMEGGMARFSPGYAPPEFSESENTLATTKSDVYGFGVVLFELLTGKKPIGDEYAEDKETTLVSWARALVRRKELARLIDPKMRETGAEKQMEEGLRIAYLCTADLPSKRPSMQQIVGLLKDIEPVSVWH, encoded by the coding sequence ATGGGGATCGGCTTCTTCTCCTTGTACCTCTCGGTTTCCCTGCTGCTGAGGTGCTCGGCCTCGCAGCAGCCGAACACGGACGCCGCCTTCGTCTCCGACTTCTTCCGGAGGATGGGGGTGGCTCCTTCCTCCACCAGTGGCAACGCCTCCGAGGTTTGTTCGTGGAGAGGAGTGTCCTGCGACGGCCCAACCGAGAGAGTCATCAGCTTGGTGGCTCCCGGCTTCGGCTTCTCCGGTCCGATCCCCGAAACCACCATCGGGAAGCTCGGCGTGCTCCGAGCCTTGGATCTCAGCGGCAACGACATCACCGCGCTCCCTTCAGATTTCGCGGAATTGAGTGGTTCACTCGGGCACCTCAACCTCTCCTCGAACAACATCGCCGGAGCGATCCCCGGCATCATCGGCAACTTCAAGCTGATGGAAAGCCTCGACCTTTCGCGCAACAGCTTCTCCGGCGAGATCCCCAGGGAGGTGGGCTCGCTGTCGAGCCTGCGGGTCCTCGACCTCAGCAGGAACTCGCTGGAGATGAGCATCCCGGACACGGTTCTCGGATGCGTCTCCCTTGTCTCGCTCGATCTTTCCCACAACAGGTTGAATGGGAGCGTTCCTGATGGGTTCGGTGCTGCCTTCAAGAACCTGAGCGCTTTGGATCTCGCACAGAATGAGATCAGCGGGAAGATGCCAGACTTGTCGGGGTTGGACTCCATCTCCTACCTCAATCTCTCCCGCAATCGTTTCCGAGACTTGGTTCTTGGTGGATTCCGGGAGCCATTGCAGGTCGTGGACCTGAGCAAGAACCAGTTCCACGGCCTCATCTCTCAGGTAAACCGCAGCACCACCTCCAACTGGACTTCTCTGGTGTATCTCGACATGTCCATGAACCAACTCGGCGGAGAGTTCTTCCCCGGTCTGGGAGATCTGAGGTCACTGAAGCATCTCAATCTTGCGTTCAACGAGTTCTCCTCCCAAGAATTGCTTCACATCCAACTGCCTTCTGCTCTAGAATACCTGAACTTGTCGGGAACCGATCTCGCCGGCCGAATTCCACCTGACATCTCTCAATTGCTTGACCTCAAGGTGTTAGATCTTTCTCAGAATCATAtcaccggcaacattcccgagctGATCACCCGAAACCTGCAAGTGATAGACCTCTCGGTGAACAATCTCACAGGTGAAATCCCACAGTCCTTACAACAGAAGTTGTCCGGTATGGAAAGGTTCAATCTTTCCTACAACAATCTCACCTATTGCGGCGAGAAATTCTCACCGGAAACTCTCCGTTCATCGTTTATCGGCTCGCAGAGTGACTGCCCCATTGCGGTAAATCCAGATGGTATTGGATCCAAGGGAAGCAGACACGAGAATTTCAAGCTAGGCTTGGCCATAGCTTTTTCGGTGTTCTTCCTGTTAGCAGGGCTGATCTGCCTCGCCCTTGCTTGCCGAAAGAGGAGCAGACCCTGGGCGGTGAAGCAGCCATCGTTCGAGGAGGAGCTAAATGCCTCAGGCCCCTTCTACTTCCAGGCAGATTTCTCAACTTGGGTTGCAGATGTCAAGCTTCCTACCTCAGTTCCTGTCGTCATCTTCGAGAAGCCATTGCTGAGCTTCACCTTCGCTGATCTCTTGAATGCGACCTCCAATTTCGACAGAGGAACCTTACTCGCAGAAGGAAGGCTTGGACCGGTGTACCGAGGATTTCTACCGGGAGGCATTCATGTGGCCGTGAAGGTTTTGGTCCACGGATTAACAGTGACGGACCAGGAAGCTGCAAAGGAGCTCGAGCGGCTTGGCCAGATCAAGCACCCCAATTTAGTGCCATTAACCGGCTACTGCTTGGCCGGGGATCAAAGGATCGCCATCTATGATTACATGGAGAACGGGAACCTACAGAATCTGCTCCATGATCTACCACTGGGTGTGCAATCAACCGAAGACTGGACCAGTGATACATGGGAGCAAGAGAATCCTGGCACGCAAAGCATCACGACCGAAGGAATGACTACTTGGAGATTCCGGCAGAAGATTGCATTAGGTGCTGCAAGGGCGCTGGCATTTCTCCATCACGGATGCTTCCCCCAGATGGTTCACAGAGATGTGAAAGCAAGTAGCATTTATCTTGATTCGGCAATGGAGCCCAGGTTAGCTGATTTCGGACTATCGAACCTGGTCGGGACAAGCATGGAAGGCGGCATGGCTCGTTTTTCACCAGGCTATGCTCCTCCAGAGTTCTCGGAGTCTGAAAACACATTGGCAACAACAAAATCGGATGTCTACGGGTTCGGGGTAGTTCTGTTTGAACTCCTCACGGGGAAGAAACCGATCGGAGATGAATATGCCGAAGACAAGGAGACTACTTTG